TGTCAGTTGATTCTGATGTGACCGAGGTTCCTGCAAATGAGACAGCCAGAGTCGACTGGATTGACAGCAGTGactcggcatcatccagtCCCACGACACCAACGGGAAGATCAAAGTTCTCTGAaatgtcgtcgtcctcatcacccTATGACGAGCGAGAGATTATGTCCCTCTTGATGGCCACGGCACCGTCTCAGCGATCCCTGCCGCTGCCTCCGCCTAGCATCACAGGCCCAGATGGCAGCATCGTCACGATCCTCTCGCCAGCGCCACGAGGCGGCTTGATGCGACAAGCTTCCACTGCGAGCTCTACTTACACTTTGGAGTCTTTCATTGCCGATCACCAGGCGGGTGCGTTAACGTCCTCGCCTTCTCATCGATCCATCCACGGCCCTCGACTGAGCAGCACCATCGCTGAGCTTCGTCGCATGAACAGCGTATTGAGTACATACAGCGTGGcgtctttggcttcagcaattggtgaagagggagatTCACCTACTCTACCAGCCtcgctcagcagcagcggcagcggtgCGTTGGCGAAATCGCGGTCCATCCGCTTCAGCACCGCAAACATTGGCAGCAAACACTATCTCAACGTCGGAAACACAAAGTCCATGGTCACCTCCCGATACAGCACACGAGGAGCACGGCACCGCCGCTCAGAAACTTGCCATTACGGCAAAGATTTCCAAGGGCTGGGGCTGCGGTTGTCCTGCATCTTGGACGAAGCGCTTGATAGCGAGccgcagatgcagatgcagcggcAGACGCAgagcctcaacctcagtTATAATAAGCCTAGTGTCGAAATCATTGAAGGCATCTCGCCGAAGATGCTGAAACAGAAAATCAGCCCTGTCGAGGAGCTTATTGAGGCGGACCCGCAACTGGATCTGCGTCGAACGAGTATAGAGAGCTTGGGGCTCTATGACAAGGACGGGTTTTTGCTCAGCTCGCCGGAAAGAGacgcaaagaagaaacgcCTAAGAGCGTAAACAAGTGATGTTGAAGATTGTAATATTTGGCTTTTCTTTACCTCTGTTCGGAAGACACGATGGTGAGGGATACTAATGTAATTGTGCGCAACAaattttttttggttctATGTTGAATAATAAGAGACAAGTCAACGGGAGTTTTGGGTAGATATAATATGTATATTAGTTGGTAGCGGCCTATGGCACCTTTAAATCTAATCTTTAGTTTTCCTTTGTCATAAAATCAACAATTTGATGTGTGATACTCACTAGCTTTTAATCCTCCATGtattgagaaaaagaaactgAATAGGGGACCTATACAACCCCTTGTTTCTGACCTAAACGCCATACCATCTTTCTCCAGTATCCAGTCTACTTGCAATAATTGCAACCTACGCGTTGTCTCCATTGTCTACTCTTGGCCGCTTGCTCTCCGGATCCTCAGCTGAATCGTGTCCGttgacatcatcttccttctcgagCTCGTCTCGCGGGCGGGTTCTAccagctccttctccgaGCTCCTcaggctcttcttcctcctcctgctccccACCTATCCAGTTGCCATCGGCATCAAAGTACTCGTGGACATTATCCGCTGTGATCCAACCGCCGCTACCAGGCATAGGAGGTGGCAGCCCACCATCTGTGACGCCGCGTAAGACGCCAGTGAACCCTTCAATGGCTTCGTGACCAGCGTTCCCCTCAAAGACAATACGGTCATATTCattgtcatcgtcttcctcattTTCGGGGTCGGGATGTAAATCGGAGCAATTGGCCATGGCGTCGTACAGCTGTTGCGCTGAATTGGCTTCTGAGGAGGTTGGTGGGATGATGGTAAGCTCGACAGTCTGGAAGTCGGTgtcgtcgctgccgccgtcgGCGAGGTCCAGCTGCATCCAGACAGCCTGCGAGCTATCGACCGTCTTGAGAGCGTGAATAGAGATGGAAGGGTAGGGGATCGAGACACCGGCTTCGGCTTggtggctgaagatgatgaagtttCTAGCTGCAGGTCAATAACCACACGAAACACTCGGACAAACAAGGATGAAGCACGCACTCTGAAGTCGCAAAAACATCGACAGTCTGCTCCGCTAGCTCctcggcagcttctccatcatttGAGTCGTTTGGTGCcgcagcagtagcagtatcCTGGGGAAAGACGGCCAGGCTGCCGCATTGTGACCGTGGGATTGTCGCCTTTGCGCCAGCGAGATGGTAGTGTAGAATTGGCTTTCCGTCGGTGAAGGATTCCGGCGTCTGTGACTGATACTCTGCCAGGGGCGTGTAGTCTGCCTCTGCGGGCGGCGATCGAATTGTTGTCGGCAGCATGATTGACTTGTGGTTGTTAGCTTTTGAGCTGAGCTTGGGATGTGCAAGGCGGAAAAAGAGTCGAGATCGTGGGGTAGCTGCATCTTGCTGCCTTATCGATACCGCCTCTAGCCTGGGAAGCCTGGTATAGCGACGTGGGGCCAGTGATGACACGCCCGCTCGGCGCTGCAGCGAGACCGCCGACTTTAGACTCTGGACCTGCAATGCTTTCCTTCCAGCTGAGATACCCAACCCGCCATACcaatcatcaacaccaagaaccTTGGAGTCTTCTGAATTATTTGCCCTGCCCTTTGACCTTCCAGGAAAAACTTTGATCCTCTGCAGTCTCGCTATTACCACTAGCATTATAAGAACCTTCGCCCCCACTCAGCTTTCGAGGCGGCATCTCGCCTTGGCTACGTccgcttccttcttcctcgcaACGGAATATGCACAGCAACCGTGAGTCAGTCCAGTGCTGCCTAATTCACCGCAATACAGACGCTGATATAAGAGCCATAGGGGCACATCACCTGCTTGAACAGGTCCCTCTAACCGTATCGCCCTTCGTCTCTCTTCCGACTGCCACTACACTCTCCTACAACTACAAGACGATGCCTTCCAACATCCCCCCCTCACCATTGGGCATCCCTAATGCGTCAGACGACCCTTCTTcacagccaaagccaaaataCGTGGTCTCAAATTCCGGCCATGCCGCCCATCCCGACGACATCATTGCCTCTTGCCGGGCGCTGCAGGCACACATTTCGAAAATGCAGGAGGACGCGGACAGGGACCTGAGGGAGTTGGAGGAGCGtataagagagagagagcttgccGAGAAGAGACGGCTGGCACCGGGATGGCTGGATAGCGATGCTCGCCTGCTAGAGCCCGAAAGAACCGGACCAGCTCCTCATTTGGAGCCGAGTCCGCCGACTTCCCTGGGACAAAGCGATCAAGGCGGTAGTGGGGATATCTCCAGCGATGAAGGCGCTCAGCTGGATCGAGCCTTTGGTGATATGGCGTTGAGATAGATGGGGCTTGTTTTTTACGGCTGGCgaattttttctttgctctcCTTTGTTTGGAGTTTTGTAATGGCTACTCACGATACATGGACAATAACTGGATATCTTTTCAATGTTTGCTAATGAGGTTTATATATTACATTTTCGCATCCATACCACTTTGCTCATACAATGGCGAGAATGAAACTCTCGTTAAATCGAGCAGTCTGGAGAAGCATTAGTAATCTCTACGGTGTTTCCCTACTGGGATCATCGAACGTGGAAATAATGCTATCTTCCTTACTGGCGAGGGGCATTCGATTGCGTCCTTGGACTATTGACAAGAGTATACAACTACATCACTAAGAATATCCATCTACCAGATCTATACCCATCTACTAGATCTCATATGATCGCTACCAAATAGGTCATTGTACGGAGTAAAGCTATGGAGTGGTACGATGCGCTATGCAAGCCAACTTGAGTCGCTCAGGCCTCCCAAAATACCAGAAGTCTATCGAAGTAACTCGCGATAAGAAGGAAATTACGCCGAAAAGACGTACTCTTGCGTATATACTTTCGCAGCCTCGTTGGTGGCTGGTCGATATGACCCCTGGGTTGGACTGGACCCAGAGTATAGAAGGAGGGGGGACAATAAAAAGAATTACTCACATGATACAAATACATCCTTTACACTTTGAATTTGATGGAGTACTACTTAATAGCTCTATCAAGTCACATTGAAAGCATATTCTGGTATATTTACCTAGGAACACGCCCAAAGCTGCGTTGTTGAGCCAGGGAATATCTGCCAACCGTCTAGATGCTTGGGAGGGCTTCTGTCTCGTCGGTGTCTCCTAATCTCGAGAAATTGTGTCTTCGAGATGGGAACCAGTGATTTGGGATCCCATCTATTGATACATATGGCGGTATGTTCCTCTACTAGTCCTTAGAAAAAGCGCACCTGCGAAGAGAGTTTGTGTACCTTAGTCTAGATAAGATTCGGGACGGCGAGGCAAACCAGTTATGGAGACGAGAGTTGGGGCTTAGAAATAGAGTTGAAATATAAAGTACCGAGCCTTATCTACAACTACATCAAGTCATCGTTGTAAGAAGAAAGGTGCGATGCATTAATGCAGTTGCCTGAGTCCGATGACTATAAGGGAGGAGGACatcccctcttcctctcgaGGAGGTGTTTCCTGATGACACCCAATTCCGGTTAATCTCTCTATCTATCTACCAAGTATCCAAAAACAATTCAAAGACAATAACACAGACGTTATAATAATCAACATGTCTCGTTTCATCTTGCTGTCAATAGCCATATTAGCCTTCATTGGTATGGCATCCGCAGAAATGGCACTGAGTGGCGCGGCATCCTTTGGATGGCCACCACCAAGAGTCTGGGAAGATGCCTATGAGGAT
This genomic stretch from Trichoderma breve strain T069 chromosome 1, whole genome shotgun sequence harbors:
- a CDS encoding regulator of volume decrease after cellular swelling domain-containing protein; this encodes MLPTTIRSPPAEADYTPLAEYQSQTPESFTDGKPILHYHLAGAKATIPRSQCGSLAVFPQDTATAAAPNDSNDGEAAEELAEQTVDVFATSENFIIFSHQAEAGVSIPYPSISIHALKTVDSSQAVWMQLDLADGGSDDTDFQTVELTIIPPTSSEANSAQQLYDAMANCSDLHPDPENEEDDDNEYDRIVFEGNAGHEAIEGFTGVLRGVTDGGLPPPMPGSGGWITADNVHEYFDADGNWIGGEQEEEEEPEELGEGAGRTRPRDELEKEDDVNGHDSAEDPESKRPRVDNGDNA